Genomic segment of Pongo pygmaeus isolate AG05252 chromosome 1, NHGRI_mPonPyg2-v2.0_pri, whole genome shotgun sequence:
CTTGAGAGGGGATAGTGAAGTTTCCTGTTCTCCCTGCCTGTCTTGGGCTTTCTACTTAGGTGATACCTTTTCCCACATACCTGAGTGTAGTTTCCTGACTTTGTCAGGCCCTAGACTTCCTTTCAAAACTCCCTGGTCCTCCCTGGGTTAAGTGAGTCTTACTCACTTGATGGCTTAGAATTCAATGCTACCAAGGAGAGAGCTTGGAGAAAGGGAGGAGTTTTAGCCTCCTTCTCTAGTTTGGAGAAAGATAAGAGTCCTGTATCCTCCATGTCTTCTCACAGTCCATTTGGGAACAGGAGCGAGTGCCCCTTTGGATCAAGCCATACAAGATTCTTGTGATTTCGGCTGATAGTGGCATGATTGAACCAGTGGTCAACGCTGTGTCCATCCATCAGGTGAAGAAACAGTCACAGCTCTCCTTGCTCGATTACTTCCTACAGGAGCATGGCAGTTACACCACTGAGGCATTCCTCAGTGCCCAGCGCAATTTTGTGCAAAGTTGTGCTGGGTACTGCTTGGTCTGCTACCTGCTGCAAGTCAAGGACAGGTAGGTGACTTCTGCTGCTCATCCTAACATTTCTCCAGGGTTCTCTCTGTCCCTTCGTGTGTAGTTCTCAATTACTTATTACTGCCCTCCATGGCAAAGatgtgaaaaatgaaacaatatattttaagcagAGACAGATGTGTTCACATGATATTAAGTCAGGAGGCAGACTAATAAGAACTAGGGTAAAAGGGCCAAGAAATGAAGGATTTATGGGAGGACTAAGGGTTTGAGTGAGCAGGGTCTTCAAGGACAAGGGAGAATGATGACAGAGGAAGCTGCAGGGGAGGTACATCCCAGCTAGAAGAAATAATTGAATGTGATTAAAGCACAGACTGCACTGCATGGCAGTGGAGTAGGAGGTGGTACCATCAGGCAGGTAAATTGAGGCCAGTTGAAGAAGGGCCTTCATTGTGAAGCTTAGGTGTTTTATTTTGCAGGCAGAGGAATGACATGATCCAGTCTGTGTTGAGTAAATGCCCTGTGGCACTGTGGGTGAAGGTGGATGTAATTGGGCGTTTAGCAACAAAGCGAGAGATAATAGGGCCTGGCACTAAGGGTAGTGGTTAGTGACTGAGAGCAGAAAGGAGAAACATGATGGAGATGAAGTGGAAACTCTCAGCCATGAACTCTCCTCACTTCTTATTCCAGCATATGATTTCCACAGCTTGTAAGTATCTGTTGTTTTGCCCAGAgctgtcattttttttcaatatCACATGACCTTGATGAAAACTCACTACACACATAGGTGAGGCACATAATGTACAAAGATAATTACACCATCTAGGCCCTGCCTTCTAAGAGTATCTCCCAACAGTGACCCAGGGTCTCTGCCCTGAATGCTCCTATGAGTTCCATCTCTAGACCCTCGGCACAGGGCAGCTGTCCTGGAAAGGTGGAAATGCAGTGGCCGGTGCTGCTGGGGCTTCCAGTAACATGGTGGCCCATTAAGATCTAGCTAacaatggctgggtgtggtggctcatgcctattatctcagcactttgggaggctgaggtgggcgaatcacgtgaggtcaggagtttgagaccagcctggccaacatggtgaaaccccatctctactaaaatacaaaaaaaaaaaattagctgggcatggtggcaggcgcctgtaatcccagctacttgggaggctgagcaggagaatcgcttgaacccaggaggcagaggttgcagtgggctgagatggcaccattgcactccagactgggcgacaagggtgaaactccaactcaaaaaaaaaaattatatatatatatacatacacatacatacatacattagctgggcctggtgatgcacacgtgtaatcccagctactcgggaggtaaggcaggagaattgcttgaacccaggaggtggagattgcagtgagccaagatcatgctacagtacttcagtctgggcaacagggcgagtctcaaaaaaaatctagctaacaaggctgaggcaggaggatcgcttgagcccaggagttcgagactagcctaggcaacatagtgagatcccgtctctacaaaaaataaacaaaaattagccgagcatggtggtatacagctgtggtcccagctactttggaggctgaggtgggaggatcacttgagcaggaGATtaagggcaacagagtgagaccctgtctaaacaaaacaaaacaactagtAGCTAGCTAGCTAACAGAGCAGCTTATTAGAAATGTAGCAtctaggccagatgcagtggctcacgcctgtaatcccaacactttgggagcctgaggcaggtgaatcacctgaggtcagtagttcaagaccagcctgaccaacatggcaaaaccccacatctactaaaaataccaaaaattcgccaggcgtggtggcgcatgcctgtgtaatcccagccactcaggaggctgaggcaggacaattgctggaacccaggaggtggaggttgcagtgagatgagatcgtgccactgcacaccagcctgggtgacaccaagactccatctcaaaaaaaaaaaaaaaaaattagtcttaggctggatgcagtggctcatgcctgtaatcccagcactttgggaggccgaggtgggcgaatcgcCTGacgtcaggcgttcaagaccagcatgaccaacacggtgaaatcccatctctactaaaaataaaaaattagccgggtatggtggcgggtgcctgtattcccagctactcgggaggctgaggcaggagaatcacttgagcccaggaggcggaggttgcagtgagccaagatcgcaccactgcacaccagcctgggtgacagagtgagactccatctcaaaaaaaaaaaaaaaaaaaaagaaatctagcaTCTATTAAGTTCTGCCATGGCCTGACATTCTTATATTTAAACTAGATGAAAACCCTGTCAGACACGTGTTTCCTCATGAGAGAAATAACAGTCAGGTAGCTTTTAGACCCTGTGCTCATTCCACCCTGCCAGCCCTACAAATGGACCCAGGCTCTGCATTTGAGAGCTGtaggaaaatgtaattttttttttttttttttttttttttgtgagacagagtcttgctctgttgcccaggctggactgcagtggcgtgatcttggctcactgtaacctccgcctcccagagttcaagtgattcttccacctcagcctcctgattagctgggactacaggcatgcgccaccacgcccagctaatttttgtatttttagtagagacggggtttcaccatgttggccaggctggtctcaaactcctgacctcaggtgatcctcctgcctcagcctcccaaagtgctgggattacaggcgtgagccactgcgcccagccgagaatgtaattatttataagGAATTTGATTGCAAGCTTCAGACTATCTCGAAGTGTCAGGATTTTGAACTCAGGGCCCAGGGAGCCTAGAGCTCAGTCCTGGGATTGAGTAAATGGGTGGCAGGGAAGCTGGCACTAGTCAGGCCCCAGGGCTTTCGTTTAGGAAATTAGTATGTTTGGAAGATGAGAGTCCATCCTCTAAAAAAGGAGGGCTAGAGGAGGGCAGGTAGCTGATAAGCCGTTCATATACCTCAGAAAAGAATAGATATAGTCGAGCCATGAATGGAATCAACCACTGGAAAGAAGTGGCAGTAATGAATGAGGCCCCATACTGGAGTCAGGATTTAGGATCTCTTTAACTGCTTCAAAAGTAGTCCTAAGCAGCTTTCCAGCTGGAGCTAACTCTGGCAGTGAAAAGAGAGGCtatgggaccttgggcaagtaaatCAGTTCCTCTCTCAGGGCCtctgtttcttcacctgtaaaatgtgaGGTTGAACCATGACAACTCCTAGAACCATTCTGGCTCACAAGATTGTGCCTGGATTGCTAAATCTTTAGTGTTTTCCCTGAGCGGGGAAGAACTCAGGTGGGACTAGGTTCTCCTTTTGTCCCTCCTCTTTTGGCCAAACCAACCCCAGAGAAGGTGGCCCTCAGACCATGAGCTCTTAGCCTAACAAAGCCTCTATTGACACTGAGGAGGCCAGTTATGCTGAATAGGCCAGGCCTCACATGCTTAGCATGTTAATTGTTCCTTCTGCTACTGGCCATTCATGTGGGAATCACAAAGACCTGGGATTTATCTCCCTTTAACTCTTCTACAGCTGCCCTGTACTACTGCCTCCTGAGACTTTTTACATAAGTGATTTAAAAGTTACCCATTGAAGCCCCCATGCTATTTCACATTTCAGCTTCACTCAGCCTGCTTGCCTCTGTTGTTcccttctggtgaggcctctgaTCTGCAGTGGGCTGACAGGAGTTACAAATAACCCACAGGTAAACAGGCTCTGAATAGAGCCTCCCCTGAGTAGAGCACTTGGCATCTGTGACAGCTGGCTGGAGCCTCAGAGGCCCTCTTTCCTTGCTTCTGGATTCTCTACTAGATTGGGATAGTCTGGGTGCCAGAAGTGCAATTTCTAGGAAATTGGGAGAAtcttaaactatttttattaaattattaatagcGATTTCAGACCTCATAGCCTTTTTttagcagttttcttttctgatttcctttctttccactgaTAGCTTTAGGTCCTAGGAAACTGGACAGGAGATTGGAGTTACGGGCAGCAGGAAACATGGCAGGGGACCCCCCTGCCTGGTGTCATGTGGCCAGTGTATTGCTGCTAAGGTTCCAGCCTCAGTCAGTCTGACTactgcctcttcctctcctctattCCCCCTCCTCAGACACAATGGGAATATCCTTTTGGACGCAGAAGGCCACATCATCCACATCGACTTTGGCTTCATCCTCTCCAGCTCACCCCGAAATCTGGGCTTTGAGACGTCAGCCTTTAAGCTGACCACAGAGTTTGTGGATGTGAGTCAAGAAGGAGAAGTGCCGCTGGGGTCACTGTATTCTTTCTCTGTCATGGGAGGGGGAGCTGATGGGCTCCCTGCAAATTAGGGATGAACAGAACAGGCAGTAATTAGGGATGAGGCAGGAGTTCCTAGGAGCTTTCTGCCCAATAAGGAAGGGGGAAATAACAGGGCCCCAAGAGGAGGAGGAGTTCTGGTAGGCCAGTCAGGACAGGGACCATCCCCGGTGTAAGACCCCTTGTGCACACAACGCTCTCTTCCCTTTCCAGGTGATGGGCGGCCTGGATGGCGACATGTTCAACTACTATAAGATGCTGATGCTGCAAGGCCTGATTGCCGCTCGGAAACACATGGACAAGGTGGTGCAGATCGTGGAGATCATGCAGCAaggtggggctggggtgaggtCAGGTGCCATGGTGCCTCAGGCTTCCCCTTTAAGTCGGAGCCCTGGAGCATAAGAAAGCTGATCCCACCCCGAGACTCGGGTTGAGGGAGGGGGGTTCCCAGAGGGTTTCTAGCTCTGGTCCAGTGCCTTGTTTCTCCTTTAGGACATTCCTCCTGACCCTGGTAAGGCTAAGTCCAGGAGGTTGGGGAAGGGGATAGCAGCACCTGCCTCCTTGGCATCTTTAGGGAGAAAACAGGCCCATTTACAGCCTGCTGGCcgctcctcacctccccacccctaTCCAGCTCTGAGTTTCTCAGTCTCCTTCCATCTCTCTTCCCCATTCCACTATGACCTCTGATTGCCCTGTCCTCTGCCACCCTTAAGCTCGGAGAAGTATTTCCCCTCTCATCATTATCTCCTTCCACTACAGTCTTGCCATCTACAGTCTTTTGCCCAGGACCCCCTTCTGTCCTCATCCCCCTCCTCAAGGCTCCAGGTGTATACCAGGTCTGAACTGCcagtctcccctcctccccattccTGCCCCTACCCCACAGGTTGTCGCCGTTGCTCAGCATCATCCCCATCTGGCCCCATGATGACGGTGGCCCAGGTCATCTGTGAGTGTCAGACGTAGCATAGGCAGAGGTCTGCAACCAGATAAGTGCCCAGCTCAGGGCCCACTCCCTCCAGCCTCCTCCCAGCCTGCCCTCTGGGCCCTTCCACCCTTACTGAGGGAGATGTGGTGTTggtccccttccttcctctgcccACATGCCCTCACCTACAGAGGGGCTTAGGCGTGGGGTGATGAGGGGTTCCTGCCGGTTCCTTCTCTCTGCCCAAGCAGAACTGCACCCACATCATCAAGGACCTGAGGCGGGAGGAAAAGGGCACTTCAGATGCCCCAGCTCTGTATTTGCTGTGGCTGATACAACTGCCCCTCCCTCCTGTCCATCCATGACCCTGAACTCCCACTGCTTCCCCCAGGTTCTCAGCTTCCTTGCTTCCATGGCTCCAGCACCATTCGAAACCTCAAAGAGAGGTTCCACATGAGCATGACTGAGGAGCAGCTGCAGCTGCTGGTGGAGCAGATGGTGGATGGCAGTATGCGGTCTATCACCACCAAACTCTATGACGGCTTCCAGTACCTCACCAACGGCATCATGTGACACGCTCCTCGGCCCAGGAGTGGTGGGGGGTCCAGGGCACCCTCCCCAGAGGGCCCTTGTCTGAGAAACCCCAAACCAGGAAACCCCACCTACCCGACCATCCACCCAAGGGAAATGGAAGGCAAGAAACACGAAGGATCATGTGGTAACTGTGAGAGCTTGCTGGGGGGTGGGAGAGCCAGCTGTGGGGTCCAGACTTGTTGGGGCTTCCCTGCCCCTCCTGCTCTGTGTCAGTATTACCACGAGACTGACTCCAGGACTCACtgccttccagaaaacagaagcgACAAATGTGAGGGACACCGGGGCCTTTCTTCTCCTTGTAGGGGTCTCTGAGAGGTTCTTTCCACAGGCCATCCTCTTACTCCGTTCTGGGGCCCAGGAAGCGGGGAAGAGTAGGTTCTCGGTACTTAGGACTTGATCCTGTGGTTGGCCACTGGCCATGCTGCTGCCCAGCTCTACCCCTCCCAGGGACCTACCCCTCCCAGGGATCGACCCCTGGCCCAAGCTCCCCTTGCTGGCGGGCGCTGCGTGGGCCCTGCACTTGCTGAGGTTCCCCATCATGGGCAAGGAAGGGAATTCCCACAGCCCTCCCGTGTACTGAGGGTACTGGCCTAGCCATGGGGAATTCCCTACCCTGACTCCTTCCCCAAACCCAGGGAAAAGAGCtctcaattttttatttgtaatttttgtttgaaataaagTCCTTAGTTAGCCACTTGTGTCATTTCCAGGTTTTCTGGGGGAGTGCAGGGGGAGATGGGTGATGAGGTATGAACAGATGCCTCAGTGTCCAAGATACAAAAGGCACCACATAGAAAGAGGTTTGCTTTTTCCCTGCCTGTCTTGGTCACCACCACCTCTTCCCTGAGAAGGAAGGGCCTTCCATGTTCTCTCACCCGCTTCAAGTCCACATTGTCCAAGTCACAGAAAAAGATAGTCCTGAATGGAGATTCGACCACAAACAGTTTTAATGGTCTGGTTTTCTCCCTAGTTCCCCCACTGtttgttagtattattattactacaaGAATAAAGGATTCCTGAGAGCCTGTCCCCTCCTCTCCTGTGGCCCCCTTGACAGGACTCATCCCTACCAACCCCCACCCTggatttctgggggaaaaaaagaagtgaaaggcACTGCAGGGGTAGGGGGCTAGAGTGCCAGTGAGTTGgggttggggggcggggggcacTAGGGCAGGGCCCGGCCCAGAGGAGGAAAGTTCCAGTCCATGCCTGAAGGAATTGTGGAGGGGTGTGTCCATCCATAACATCCCCATCAGTCCTTCACTGAACCTGTCTAGCAGGCATACCTAAGtcccatcctcccacccccaggcccaCACTGGGGGTTCTGCAGCAGGAGCATAAAATTAATTAGTGTTGGGCTCAGAAAGGAGAAATGGAGGGTCCACTTTACTAGGACTCCAGGGCCAAACCCAAAGGGAGGTTGCAAATAACTAGAATAATGCTCAAATGCTCTTCTTCAGGGTGGAGAGACAGGAATTAACAAAATGTTAATGTTAATGAAACTCCCCAGCCCAGGGATCAGGCAGCAGCAGGGAAAACCAAGCTCCAAGAGGAAGGGGCTGGTTAGTCCCAGGCTCGGAGACTAGTTGTCCCCAATAGCCCCCTGCCGAGCCCTGATGAACGCCATGCCGTGCGTGCGGAAGTGGGTCTTGAGGTTGAGAGGGCTGTCGCAGCTCTTGCCACAGACCTTACAGGTCAGCGGGCCTCCAGAAGCAGGCAGGGGAGAGTCTCCACCATCAGGGTCAGACCTTGATGGAGGGGCCtcttcctccccatcccccagccccaggGCACTGGCTTTAcccaaaccccgtctcttcttGTGGCTGATGAAACGGTGCCGGCTCAGGGAGCCAGGGGAGGCAAAGCACAAGCCACAGTCGAGGCACTGCTGGGcaccatcctccaccctcaaccCCACCATGAGGCTCTGTTCTGTGGAGCCGCTGCTCCGGTAGCGCAGGGGGCCATGGCCTCCAGATCCAGGTCCGCCCCTGGGGGACTTGGCTGGCGGTGTTGTGCTGTCAGGCTCCTCACTGCAAGAGTCAGAAGACTGGCGGCGTTTCCGACCTGGCCCCTGAAGAAAAGTGGAAGAAACTGGGCCTTACCACCACCCCCACTGTCCCTGGCACCCCCACACTCGCTTCCTGAGGCCATGGTCTCTACCTTCCAGTTTCCCACTCTCTAGCACAGCAGGCCGGGCCTCTGCCTACCTGGGCTCTGGCACTGGAACCCCGAGCCAAGGTGGTCCCCCGGCCAGGGGACTGGGCCCCAAGCTGCAAGCCGTGCCGGACCTGGACATGTTTCTCTAGGATCAGGCGGCTGCTGAAGGTGCGTTTTCCCTCTGTGCAATACCTGAAATGGGAGAGTACAGGATGGCAGCAGGGGCAAAGCCCGAAGGCCAGGGCCCTTGCTTCCGAGGAGGGGGCTGCCGGAGCAGACGGAAACCCCAACCATCAGGCTACTTAAGACACGTCACAGGTGCAAAGGTACTTTGGCATGTAGGGAGAGTCACGTGCTGGGCAGGAAGAGGAAGCGGGGAGCAAGACTTACCTGCAGGGGTAAACTCGCTTGATGCCCTCGTGATTAACTCTGACATGGCGCCTCAGGCTGGGGGCAGAGCAGAAGGAGCGCTCACACAGGCGACAGGGAAACTTTTTCACTGACTAGGAGAGCAAGGGTAGATGTCAGAGCCAGGCTCCAGGACCCCATCCCCACTGTCACACTGGCAGTCCCAATGCTGCCCCCAGCCCATGGTACTCCCCTTGGGGCCCACTCACCTTGCCATGCTCCTTCTTCATGTGGGCCACGTATTCATCACGCTCAGGGAACCAGGAGTGACACAGGCCACAGGTCCAGCCTCcaggccccccacccccacccttgaGGCCTTTGCTCCCTAGTTCCCGCCGAGGCCGTTTGGCTGGACGGGGGGGCTCAGGGGAGCTGGGTACTTCCTCCTCTTCTGAAGATGAAGACGACTCCTCAGTAGCAGGGGCTGCCCCTCCCTGAGAAACAGCCAGCTCCTCAGGCTCAGTCTTGGGGGTCAGCAGGGTACCCCCGGCCCCTTTCCCAGCAGTCTCCTCCAAGCGCCCAGACTGATGGGTGTTCTGTGAGAGGAGACAAGGGAGGTGCTGTTGTGGGGGAGGGCCTGGCTGTGCCAAAGCCCCCCACTTCTGAAGTATGTGGCCCCAGCCCCAGGTCAGTACAGCTAAGcacccatcccccacccctcTGCTCCTGTACCTTGAGATGTTCCAGCATGGTCCTTTTTTGGGCAAAGAGCAGAGGACAAGACGGGCACTTAAAGACACTGACACGCTGGGGCAGCAAGTGCTGGTCGAAGTGTGAGGAGAGGAGGGGTTTATGAGTGAAGACTGTGTCGCACATGGCGCACTTGTAGATCAGCCTGAGGTGAGGACAGTGCAGACATCAGGCAGGGTTGAGTGCAGCCCCTCCCCGCCTGCGCCCCACCAGCCCTCCCTCCGTGGCCCGGCGCATCCCTCCCCCGGGCCTCACTTGGCCTGCTGAGTTTGGAAGCTGGGATGCTGGGAGTAGAGGTGGGCATGGGCACTTGGCCCAGACTTGAAGGCCATGGGGCAGATGGGGCACTTGTGGAAAACCTCGCAGTGCGACGTCTGGATGTGGGACTTGATGGAGTTCACACCCCCAAACACCACTGAACAGCTGGGGCACCTAGGGAGGAAGCAGGAGGCCCTGTGGTGAGGTGGGAGGCATCCCTGTGCCCACCCCGGGaccatacatttattttctgggACTGGGTAGACTACAAGAAGGAAATCAGTAGTGGAGTATGAGCAAggtggagaaaggagagaggtgCAGAGGCTGTTCCCCAAGGGAGGCTGCCGAGGGAGAGCTGGAGCTCCAGAGGTGGCCCTGCTTCCCTCCATCTCCATGGGTGACAACGGGAAGGCAGGACGTACTATCTCAGGGTTGAGTTTGCCAAAACAACAGGGCTGAGGGATATAGCAGGGAAGATGGGGGACCTTCAAAGGCCATCTGAGGCTGAGGCTAGGACACACGAAACCCTACAGTTCTATGGAGGAAGGGTCCGAGGCACCTGTATCCTACACGGCGAGAGACGTGCAGACAGGCCTCCCGGAGATGGGTCTGAAAATTGGCTTGCAGGAAGTTGCCCCCACACTCAGGACAGACGTGGGGGGGTCGATTCTTATGCATGCGCTGGTGGGCGCTGAAGCTGCAGCGATTGGGGAGCATCATGGGGCAGGTTGGGCACACCTGTCGAGTGGGTTAAACAAGGAAAGTTGGTGAGGAGTGTCCTGTCTCCATTACTTCTAACCAAGCCCCCAATGCCTTCCTAGATCCTGTCCCCACAGAAGGGCTGTGAAAGGTGACTCACATTGCTGGTGGCCCCAGGGGCAGGGGGACCGAGCTGCTGGAAGTGAGCTGCCATGCCAGCCTTGTCCCGGCACTGTTCCTTGCACTCCAGGCAGCGAAAGCATGTGTAAGCAGAGGTGGCAGGGGCAGCAGGCGGCTCTGTGGAGAGCGGCAGGACAGGGGCCTCAGCAGCAACTGTAGTAATGGCAGAGGAGGTGATGGCCCCCTCACCCTTGCCCAAGACAGGCAAGGCCAGAGGTCCAGAGACAGGTGGGACAGCTACAGGCAGCAGGGGTGTGATGTCCGGCTGCCCCACCATCTGGTCAAGGGCTACAGGCCTCATGACCAAATGTGAGCACTGCATGACGAGCCCCTTGTCCTTGTGTTCACGTGCATGCAGGAGCAGGCTGCACTTGTTGAAGAAGACCAGGCGGCGGGCGCAGTGGTTGCAGGTGACCTCGATGCGCATGCTCCGGCGGTCATAGTGCCGTGCCAGGCTCTTCTCCAATGAGAAGGCATCCCCACACTCCAGGCAGCGGTAGCCGGTGGGAGGCAGGGCCAGCCCAGCCTCAGCTGGTGGGCTCAGGTTTGGCCTATAGGCAGGGAGCAGGTTCTTGCTGTTGAGGATCTTGTTGAAGGCCTCCACCAGGCTGGACTGGGTCCGTGATATCACTGTGCCGCCCCCTGTACTTGGCCCAGTAGCTGTCTTTGAAGGTTGCACCATCACCACCGAGGCACCATTCACCTTCTGTCCCCCAGTCCCCAGCCCTGCCCGCCCGTCAGCCTTAGGCAGGGCTTGGGGCACCAGGCCTAGCACATTCTTAGCAATCATCTTAGGGCTGGTGGCAGTCCCCCCAGGCAGCACCACAGCCTTGCGGGCCACACTGGCTGCCATCAGCATGGCAGTACTGGCGTTCTGGATGGTGGCCACAGGCAGCACAGTGCCTTTCAGCCTTGTACCATCACCCAACTGTACGCTCACCACCTTTGGACCCTCAGAAGTAGGTGTTGCAGGGGACAACTTCAAGAGGCTAGCCTCAGCCAAGAAGGCCCCCTCAGCCAAgggggcaggtggatcaggatCTGAGGGGACCCGAGTTACAGTCCTTGTGATATTCCCGCAGGATGTTTTAATGGTCTTGATCCGCACCTTAAGAGGCCTAGAGGAGCTGGAGGCAGGGGAGTCATTGCTGTCCTCATCTGCAGCCTCGGCCCCACTAGAGGGACTCTGGGGACTTCCTGGGGAAGACTTGTCCACTGGCCCCTCATCTTCTTCTT
This window contains:
- the ZNF687 gene encoding zinc finger protein 687 isoform X1; amino-acid sequence: MGRGLGPADMGDMKTPDFDDLLAAFDIPDIDANEAIHSGPEENEGPGGPGKPEPGVGSESEDTAAASAGDGPGVPAQASDHDLPPPDISVVSVIVKNTVCPEQSEVLAGGSAGDGARAAGVTKEGSVGPHQMQNGFGSPEPSLPGTPHSPAPPSGGSWKEKGMEGKTPLDLFAHFGPEPGDHPDPLPPSAPSPPQEGAMTPPPFPSSFELAQENGPGMQPPISSPPLGALKQESCSPHHPQVLAQQGSGSSPEATDIPASASPPPVAGVSFFKQSPEHQSPLASPKVPVCQPLKEEEDEGPVDKSSPGSPQSPSSGAEAADEDSNDSPASSSSRPLKVRIKTIKTSCGNITRTVTRVPSDPDPPAPLAEGAFLAEASLLKLSPATPTSEGPKVVSVQLGDGTRLKGTVLPVATIQNASTAMLMAASVARKAVVLPGGTATSPKMIAKNVLGLVPQALPKADGRAGLGTGGQKVNGASVVMVQPSKTATGPSTGGGTVISRTQSSLVEAFNKILNSKNLLPAYRPNLSPPAEAGLALPPTGYRCLECGDAFSLEKSLARHYDRRSMRIEVTCNHCARRLVFFNKCSLLLHAREHKDKGLVMQCSHLVMRPVALDQMVGQPDITPLLPVAVPPVSGPLALPVLGKGEGAITSSAITTVAAEAPVLPLSTEPPAAPATSAYTCFRCLECKEQCRDKAGMAAHFQQLGPPAPGATSNVCPTCPMMLPNRCSFSAHQRMHKNRPPHVCPECGGNFLQANFQTHLREACLHVSRRVGYRCPSCSVVFGGVNSIKSHIQTSHCEVFHKCPICPMAFKSGPSAHAHLYSQHPSFQTQQAKLIYKCAMCDTVFTHKPLLSSHFDQHLLPQRVSVFKCPSCPLLFAQKRTMLEHLKNTHQSGRLEETAGKGAGGTLLTPKTEPEELAVSQGGAAPATEESSSSSEEEEVPSSPEPPRPAKRPRRELGSKGLKGGGGGPGGWTCGLCHSWFPERDEYVAHMKKEHGKSVKKFPCRLCERSFCSAPSLRRHVRVNHEGIKRVYPCRYCTEGKRTFSSRLILEKHVQVRHGLQLGAQSPGRGTTLARGSSARAQGPGRKRRQSSDSCSEEPDSTTPPAKSPRGGPGSGGHGPLRYRSSGSTEQSLMVGLRVEDGAQQCLDCGLCFASPGSLSRHRFISHKKRRGLGKASALGLGDGEEEAPPSRSDPDGGDSPLPASGGPLTCKVCGKSCDSPLNLKTHFRTHGMAFIRARQGAIGDN
- the ZNF687 gene encoding zinc finger protein 687 isoform X3: MGRGLGPADMGDMKTPDFDDLLAAFDIPDIDANEAIHSGPEENEGPGGPGKPEPGVGSESEDTAAASAGDGPGVPAQASDHDLPPPDISVVSVIVKNTVCPEQSEVLAGGSAGDGARAAGVTKEGSVGPHQMQNGFGSPEPSLPGTPHSPAPPSGGSWKEKGMEGKTPLDLFAHFGPEPGDHPDPLPPSAPSPPQEGAMTPPPFPSSFELAQENGPGMQPPISSPPLGALKQESCSPHHPQVLAQQGSGSSPEATDIPASASPPPVAGVSFFKQSPEHQSPLASPKVPVCQPLKEEEDEGPVDKSSPGSPQSPSSGAEAADEDSNDSPASSSSRPLKVRIKTIKTSCGNITRTVTRVPSDPDPPAPLAEGAFLAEASLLKLSPATPTSEGPKVVSVQLGDGTRLKGTVLPVATIQNASTAMLMAASVARKAVVLPGGTATSPKMIAKNVLGLVPQALPKADGRAGLGTGGQKVNGASVVMVQPSKTATGPSTGGGTVISRTQSSLVEAFNKILNSKNLLPAYRPNLSPPAEAGLALPPTGYRCLECGDAFSLEKSLARHYDRRSMRIEVTCNHCARRLVFFNKCSLLLHAREHKDKGLVMQCSHLVMRPVALDQMVGQPDITPLLPVAVPPVSGPLALPVLGKGEGAITSSAITTVAAEAPVLPLSTEPPAAPATSAYTCFRCLECKEQCRDKAGMAAHFQQLGPPAPGATSNVCPTCPMMLPNRCSFSAHQRMHKNRPPHVCPECGGNFLQANFQTHLREACLHVSRRVGYRLIYKCAMCDTVFTHKPLLSSHFDQHLLPQRVSVFKCPSCPLLFAQKRTMLEHLKNTHQSGRLEETAGKGAGGTLLTPKTEPEELAVSQGGAAPATEESSSSSEEEEVPSSPEPPRPAKRPRRELGSKGLKGGGGGPGGWTCGLCHSWFPERDEYVAHMKKEHGKSVKKFPCRLCERSFCSAPSLRRHVRVNHEGIKRVYPCRYCTEGKRTFSSRLILEKHVQVRHGLQLGAQSPGRGTTLARGSSARAQGPGRKRRQSSDSCSEEPDSTTPPAKSPRGGPGSGGHGPLRYRSSGSTEQSLMVGLRVEDGAQQCLDCGLCFASPGSLSRHRFISHKKRRGLGKASALGLGDGEEEAPPSRSDPDGGDSPLPASGGPLTCKVCGKSCDSPLNLKTHFRTHGMAFIRARQGAIGDN
- the ZNF687 gene encoding zinc finger protein 687 isoform X2, translating into MGDMKTPDFDDLLAAFDIPDIDANEAIHSGPEENEGPGGPGKPEPGVGSESEDTAAASAGDGPGVPAQASDHDLPPPDISVVSVIVKNTVCPEQSEVLAGGSAGDGARAAGVTKEGSVGPHQMQNGFGSPEPSLPGTPHSPAPPSGGSWKEKGMEGKTPLDLFAHFGPEPGDHPDPLPPSAPSPPQEGAMTPPPFPSSFELAQENGPGMQPPISSPPLGALKQESCSPHHPQVLAQQGSGSSPEATDIPASASPPPVAGVSFFKQSPEHQSPLASPKVPVCQPLKEEEDEGPVDKSSPGSPQSPSSGAEAADEDSNDSPASSSSRPLKVRIKTIKTSCGNITRTVTRVPSDPDPPAPLAEGAFLAEASLLKLSPATPTSEGPKVVSVQLGDGTRLKGTVLPVATIQNASTAMLMAASVARKAVVLPGGTATSPKMIAKNVLGLVPQALPKADGRAGLGTGGQKVNGASVVMVQPSKTATGPSTGGGTVISRTQSSLVEAFNKILNSKNLLPAYRPNLSPPAEAGLALPPTGYRCLECGDAFSLEKSLARHYDRRSMRIEVTCNHCARRLVFFNKCSLLLHAREHKDKGLVMQCSHLVMRPVALDQMVGQPDITPLLPVAVPPVSGPLALPVLGKGEGAITSSAITTVAAEAPVLPLSTEPPAAPATSAYTCFRCLECKEQCRDKAGMAAHFQQLGPPAPGATSNVCPTCPMMLPNRCSFSAHQRMHKNRPPHVCPECGGNFLQANFQTHLREACLHVSRRVGYRCPSCSVVFGGVNSIKSHIQTSHCEVFHKCPICPMAFKSGPSAHAHLYSQHPSFQTQQAKLIYKCAMCDTVFTHKPLLSSHFDQHLLPQRVSVFKCPSCPLLFAQKRTMLEHLKNTHQSGRLEETAGKGAGGTLLTPKTEPEELAVSQGGAAPATEESSSSSEEEEVPSSPEPPRPAKRPRRELGSKGLKGGGGGPGGWTCGLCHSWFPERDEYVAHMKKEHGKSVKKFPCRLCERSFCSAPSLRRHVRVNHEGIKRVYPCRYCTEGKRTFSSRLILEKHVQVRHGLQLGAQSPGRGTTLARGSSARAQGPGRKRRQSSDSCSEEPDSTTPPAKSPRGGPGSGGHGPLRYRSSGSTEQSLMVGLRVEDGAQQCLDCGLCFASPGSLSRHRFISHKKRRGLGKASALGLGDGEEEAPPSRSDPDGGDSPLPASGGPLTCKVCGKSCDSPLNLKTHFRTHGMAFIRARQGAIGDN